A genome region from Engraulis encrasicolus isolate BLACKSEA-1 chromosome 6, IST_EnEncr_1.0, whole genome shotgun sequence includes the following:
- the LOC134450789 gene encoding aquaporin-12-like: protein MSNLNVTLAYFLSVMGLSAVVGAWLRRKGGRWAYLAQLPASLALASCRLECRLVEELGGWAGGLGPEVILSVLFITLLAHGLCFPVADGNPSSSLQEMLLVRSSTSSTLLSIPLQLGGAYLGLMLSKAYWALELSDMHMLRSLMGDECSSSLKSSLLLGFACEMGTSLTLHLLVLYTLKRHTLIRVPLVAFTHTLLTHAASSYSSGLANPSLAYAVTFYCPGFSFLQYALVYWTAPLSGMALAVFLYMGHIPKLFSRNLLYSQKGRFRIPKKKESGEAREKSS, encoded by the exons ATGTCGAACCTGAACGTGACGCTGGCCTACTTCCTCTCTGTGATGGGCCTGAGTGCTGTGGTTGGTGCGTGGCTGCGGCGTAAGGGCGGGCGGTGGGCGTACCTAGCGCAGCTCCCCGCCTCATTGGCCCTGGCCTCCTGCCGTCTCGAGTGCCGATTGGTGGAGGAGCTGGGCGGCTGGGCTGGGGGGCTGGGCCCCGAAGTCATCCTCTCCGTCCTCTTCATCACGCTATTGGCCCACGGCCTCTGCTTCCCCGTCGCCGATGGCAACCCCAGCTCCTCCCTGCAGGAGATGCTCCTCGTgcgctcctccacctcctccacactgCTCAGCATCCCGCTGCAG CTAGGTGGCGCTTATCTGGGCCTGATGCTGTCTAAGGCCTACTGGGCCCTGGAGCTGAGTGACATGCACATGCTCCGTAGCCTGATGGGAGACGAGTGCTCCTCCTCACTGAAATCCTCACTtctactg ggtTTCGCGTGTGAGATGGGCACATCCCTCACGCTGCATCTGCTCGTGCTGTACACACTCAAGAGACACACTCTCATCAGAGTCCCCCTCgtcgcattcacacacaccctgctcacacacgcag CAAGCAGCTACTCATCTGGGTTGGCTAACCCATCTCTGGCATATGCTGTCACCTTCTACTGCCCCGGCTTCTCTTTCCTGCAGTACGCCCTCGTCTACTGGACAGCGCCCCTCTCTG GCATGGCACTAGCTGTGTTCCTGTACATGGGACACATCCCCAAGTTGTTCAGCCGGAACCTGCTGTACTCCCAGAAGGGACGCTTCCGCATCCCCAAGAAGAAGGAGTCTGGAGAGGCCAGAGAGAAGagcagctga